Proteins co-encoded in one Setaria viridis chromosome 9, Setaria_viridis_v4.0, whole genome shotgun sequence genomic window:
- the LOC117838918 gene encoding probable myosin-binding protein 4 isoform X1 — protein sequence MAAQARARPRNFSRQFWPVLRHAISECCLIIMLVATAVLSYMATRFARMCRLRSPCMLCSRLDRFLHGKAWFSEELVCAAHRLEISRLSCCQSHNKLACSDDMCDRCLLSCTTSDGKPSNLTNMNVKEKAKSRSRSRHKQLCSCCSVQFKKARNSHRLSEVANIRFPGDDMNKVRSISMASVGHSSDDDSDHLSFEGYRKLKVGHDSESEIHISDSDDDVGNAMPHEARGVAINISSRDVQLQPMISSGNGLSMLPSDNTVMTKPKQPLNTARHADSQSSGTNVAEYLDPAIGHGLDEINWSQINANVSDSNMDMQSRAMPEQVCAEHPKEKTFLVGIEEVGDSFEGVSGSPDEEAMSDFAASTNAGTSSSADTHINCNNSLKNSSGGRGYLKSPRLSEIISARDTNSKTNEEVKTFLSQLSSARGFDGPFSESTASPRIRTQIDEYRQYDATGMAPFLDRNNSNLEPFDVNATSEDEGESSIECLKQQAEVNRKKMSMLYKELEAERSASAVAASEAMAMINRLQEEKAGMHMEALQYLRMMEEQADHDQEAIEKLNDLLTEREKELLDLEAELECYRSRLHDKPFDVGNFNAIDGAIAFGVLDGSDFMRHIMFDFEDEKAKILDSLHSLEETLGMSSINRFDLHGTNDTLQNGPLGDHLVSSQYLQNSELGTSQVPREHLISVSASSQQNDENQSVENQKSSPSCSQLDDANNCSMTSVKHDISLLNTRFKALEADQNFLKQILSSLNCSSDGVQYIQEITSHLRELRRIMAEQRDMTLL from the exons ATGGCTGCGCAAGCTCGTGCAAGGCCGCGGAACTTTTCGCGGCAATTCTGGCCCGTGCTTCGCCATGCCATCAGCGAGTGTTGCCTGATCATAATGCTCGTTGCGACCGCCGTGTTGTCATATATGGCCACAAGGTTCGCACGCATGTGCAGGCTCCGGTCACCATGTATGCTTTGCTCGAGATTGGATAGGTTTCTACATGGCAAGGCCTGGTTCTCTGAAGAACTGGTTTGTGCTGCACACAGGCTTGAAATCTCACGTTTGTCATGTTGCCAGAGTCACAACAAGCTTGCGTGTTCTGATGATATGTGTGATAGGTGCCTGCTTTCTTGCACTACCTCGGATGGTAAGCCTAGTAACCTGACAAACATGAATGTTAAGGAGAAGGCGAAGTCTCGATCGAGATCTAGGCACAAGCAGCTATGTTCTTGTTGTTCAGTGCAGTTCAAGAAGGCACGGAATTCACACAGGCTATCTGAGGTTGCAAATATCAGGTTTCCTGGTGATGATATGAACAAAGTAAGAAGCATATCCATGGCAAGTGTTGGGCATTCTTCAGATGACGACTCTGATCACTTGTCTTTTGAAGGTTACAGAAAGCTAAAGGTTGGCCACGATTCTGAATCTGAGATTCACATCTCGGATAGTGATGACGATGTTGGCAATGCAATGCCTCATGAAGCTAGAGGAGTAGCCATTAACATCTCAAGTCGTGATGTGCAGCTGCAACCAATGATCTCCAGTGGCAACGGCTTGTCAATGCTTCCTTCTGATAATACTGTTATGACAAAGCCCAAGCAACCACTGAATACTGCAAGACATGCTGATAGTCAGTCTAGTGGCACCAACGTTGCAGAATATTTGGATCCTGCTATTGGGCATGGTTTGGATGAAATCAACTGGAGCCAAATCAATGCAAATGTAAGTGACAGCAATATGGACATGCAATCGAGGGCTATGCCTGAACAGGTTTGTGCGGAGCATCCAAAAGAGAAAA CTTTTCTTGTTGGTATTGAGGAAGTTGGTGATTCTTTTGAGGGTGTTTCAGGAAGCCCTGATGAGGAAGCTATGAGTGATTTTGCTGCTTCCACAAATGCTGGAACAAGCTCAAGTGCAGACACTCATATCAACTGCAACAACAGCTTGAAAAATTCTTCTGGCGGTAGAGGCTACCTTAAATCTCCTCGTTTATCTGAAATAATCTCCGCTAGGGACACCAATTCAAAAACAAATGAAGAAGTGAAAACATTTCTGTCACAACTATCTTCTGCACGAGGCTTTGATGGCCCTTTCAGTGAGTCGACTGCTAGTCCCAGAATCAGAACACAGATTGATGAGTAcagacaatatgatgctactgGTATGGCCCCATTTCTTGATAGGAACAACTCAAATCTGGAGCCGTTTGATGTGAATGCCACTAGTGAAGATGAAGGTGAAAGTTCTATTGAATGCTTGAAGCAGCAAGCTGAGGTTAACAGGAAAAAAATGAGTATGCTTTATAAGGAGCTCGAGGCAGAACGAAGTGCTTCAgcagttgcagcaagcgaagCAATGGCTATGATCAACAGGTTGCAAGAGGAAAAGGCTGGAATGCACATGGAAGCATTGCAGTATCTCCGGATGATGGAAGAGCAAGCTGATCATGACCAGGAAGCAATTGAGAAGTTAAACGACTTGCTTACAGAAAGGGAGAAAGAATTACTTGATCTGGAAGCTGAACTTGAGTGTTATCGGAGCAGGCTTCATGATAAGCCATTTGACGTTGGAAATTTCAATGCTATTGATGGAGCTATAGCATTTGGAGTCCTGGATGGCTCAGATTTCATGAGGCATATCAtgtttgattttgaagatgagaaGGCAAAGATTTTGGATTCCTTACACAGTTTGGAGGAAACACTCGGCATGTCTTCCATAAATAGATTTGATTTGCATGGCACAAATGATACTCTACAGAATGGGCCATTGGGAGATCACCTAGTGAGCAGCCAATATCTACAGAACTCAGAGCTGGGGACTTCTCAAGTGCCTCGAGAACACTTGATTAGTGTATCAGCTTCTTCTCAACAAAACGATGAAAATCAATCTGTTGAGAACCAAAAAAGTTCTCCTTCATGTTCCCAATTAGATGATGCAAACAATTGTTCTATGACAAGCGTTAAACATGACATTTCTCTCCTGAATACTAGATTCAAGGCACTTGAAGCAGATCAGAATTTTCTCAAGCAAATACTAAGTTCTCTTAATTGTAGCAGTGATGGCGTGCAATATATCCAGGAGATTACTAGCCATTTGAGAGAGCTGCGAAGAATTATGGCCGAACAAAGAGATATGACATTGCTATGA
- the LOC117838920 gene encoding uncharacterized protein — MALQTLNPHRHPAAVSPTPAPVPRRGHTPQPLLHLPPRRRLAGAAARPRAVAAAVSGPVNEAQRRRGTPRGGAGEEGGKETDLATLGNLCVDVVLSVPQLPPAPREERKAYMERLAASPPDQKFWEAGGNCNLAFAAARLGLRCSTLGHVGEEIYGKFLLDVLQAEGISVIGMLENTDATACRQAYETLLCWVLVDPFQKHGFCSRADFSEEPAFSWIRKLPADIRTAIHHSKILFCNGYAFDEFFPDVIASSIDCAIDAGTAVFFDPGPRGKSLLNGTLDEQRALEHALRLSDVLLLTSDEAESLTNVKNPIEAGQELLKRGIRTKQVVIKMGSKGSIMITKNAVSCAPSFKINVVDTVGCGDSFTAAIAFGFLHDLPAVNTLTLANAVGAATATGCGAGRNVAHLDKVLQFLREANLNEDTAWGELIEGSSLCPDVTVLCRTAVDGFSEHFVHVPVGDVVSDLLPMFEAVSERSTVQA; from the exons ATGGCGCTCCAAACCCTAAACCCTCACCGGCACCCGGCCGCCGTATCCCCGACCCCGGCGCCCGTCCCGCGCCGCGGCCACACGCCGcagcccctcctccacctccctccccgccgccgcctcgcgggcgccgccgcccgcccgcgcgccgtcgccgccgccgtctcgggGCCCGTCAACGAGGCGCAGAGGAGGCGGGGGACGCCGCGCGGGGGCGCGGGGGAGGAGGGCGGGAAGGAGACGGATCTCGCCACGCTCGGGAACCTCTGCGTCGACGTCGTGCTCAGCGTGCCCCAGctaccgccggcgccgcgggaggAGCGGAAGGCCTACATGGAGCGCCTCGCGGCCTCGCCGCCTGATCAG AAATTTTGGGAGGCTGGTGGGAACTGCAACTTAGCCTTTGCCGCGGCTAGGCTTGGGCTTCGCTGTTCCACGCTGGGGCATGTAGGAGAGGAAATATACGGAAAATTTCTTCTTGATGTGCTTCAGGCAGAGGGCATTAGTGTTATTGGGATGCTTGAAAATACCGATGCTACTGCATGCCGTCAGGCCTATGAAACACTTCTATGTTGGgttcttgtagacccatttcaGAAACATGGTTTTTGCAG CCGTGCAGACTTTAGTGAAGAACCAGCTTTCAGTTGGATACGTAAACTCCCAGCAGATATCAGGACAGCAATTCATCACTCGAAAATACTGTTTTGCAATGGCTATGCTTTTGATGAGTTCTTCCCTGATGTGATTGCATCCTCTATTGACTGCGCGATTGATGCGGGAACAGCAGTGTTTTTTGATCCCGGTCCCCGTGGAAAATCTCTCTTAAATGGGACCCTGGATGAGCAGAGAGCACTTGAGCATGCCCTGAGGCTCAGTGATGTTCTCCTTTTGACCTCAGATGAG GCTGAATCTCTAACGAATGTCAAAAACCCAATTGAGGCTGGGCAAGAGTTGCTAAAGAGGGGGATCCGCACAAAGCAGGTGGTCATCAAAATGGGTTCCAAGGGATCGATCATGATAACCAAGAATGCTGTTTCCTGTGCACCTTCTTTCAAG ATTAATGTTGTGGACACGGTTGGATGCGGAGATAGCTTCACTGCTGCTATAGCTTTCGGGTTCCTCCATGACTTGCCAGCAGTTAACACATTAACACTGGCAAATGCAGTTGGTGCTGCCACCGCCACTGGCTGTGGGGCAGGTAGGAATGTTGCTCACCTGGATAAAGTACTACAGTTCTTGAGAGAAGCCAATCTCAACGAGGACACAGCATGGGGTGAGCTGATTGAAGGAAGCTCTCTCTGTCCTGATGTCACAGTTCTGTGTAGGACAGCAGTCGATGGTTTCAGTGAGCACTTTGTGCATGTACCTGTTGGCGATGTGGTTTCCGACCTCCTACCTATGTTCGAAGCTGTGTCAGAGCGAAGCACTGTCCAGGCTTGA
- the LOC117838918 gene encoding probable myosin-binding protein 4 isoform X2, giving the protein MAAQARARPRNFSRQFWPVLRHAISECCLIIMLVATAVLSYMATRFARMCRLRSPCMLCSRLDRFLHGKAWFSEELVCAAHRLEISRLSCCQSHNKLACSDDMCDRCLLSCTTSDGKPSNLTNMNVKEKAKSRSRSRHKQLCSCCSVQFKKARNSHRLSEVANIRFPGDDMNKVRSISMASVGHSSDDDSDHLSFEGYRKLKVGHDSESEIHISDSDDDVGNAMPHEARGVAINISSRDVQLQPMISSGNGLSMLPSDNTVMTKPKQPLNTARHADSQSSGTNVAEYLDPAIGHGLDEINWSQINANVSDSNMDMQSRAMPEQVCAEHPKEKRSPDEEAMSDFAASTNAGTSSSADTHINCNNSLKNSSGGRGYLKSPRLSEIISARDTNSKTNEEVKTFLSQLSSARGFDGPFSESTASPRIRTQIDEYRQYDATGMAPFLDRNNSNLEPFDVNATSEDEGESSIECLKQQAEVNRKKMSMLYKELEAERSASAVAASEAMAMINRLQEEKAGMHMEALQYLRMMEEQADHDQEAIEKLNDLLTEREKELLDLEAELECYRSRLHDKPFDVGNFNAIDGAIAFGVLDGSDFMRHIMFDFEDEKAKILDSLHSLEETLGMSSINRFDLHGTNDTLQNGPLGDHLVSSQYLQNSELGTSQVPREHLISVSASSQQNDENQSVENQKSSPSCSQLDDANNCSMTSVKHDISLLNTRFKALEADQNFLKQILSSLNCSSDGVQYIQEITSHLRELRRIMAEQRDMTLL; this is encoded by the exons ATGGCTGCGCAAGCTCGTGCAAGGCCGCGGAACTTTTCGCGGCAATTCTGGCCCGTGCTTCGCCATGCCATCAGCGAGTGTTGCCTGATCATAATGCTCGTTGCGACCGCCGTGTTGTCATATATGGCCACAAGGTTCGCACGCATGTGCAGGCTCCGGTCACCATGTATGCTTTGCTCGAGATTGGATAGGTTTCTACATGGCAAGGCCTGGTTCTCTGAAGAACTGGTTTGTGCTGCACACAGGCTTGAAATCTCACGTTTGTCATGTTGCCAGAGTCACAACAAGCTTGCGTGTTCTGATGATATGTGTGATAGGTGCCTGCTTTCTTGCACTACCTCGGATGGTAAGCCTAGTAACCTGACAAACATGAATGTTAAGGAGAAGGCGAAGTCTCGATCGAGATCTAGGCACAAGCAGCTATGTTCTTGTTGTTCAGTGCAGTTCAAGAAGGCACGGAATTCACACAGGCTATCTGAGGTTGCAAATATCAGGTTTCCTGGTGATGATATGAACAAAGTAAGAAGCATATCCATGGCAAGTGTTGGGCATTCTTCAGATGACGACTCTGATCACTTGTCTTTTGAAGGTTACAGAAAGCTAAAGGTTGGCCACGATTCTGAATCTGAGATTCACATCTCGGATAGTGATGACGATGTTGGCAATGCAATGCCTCATGAAGCTAGAGGAGTAGCCATTAACATCTCAAGTCGTGATGTGCAGCTGCAACCAATGATCTCCAGTGGCAACGGCTTGTCAATGCTTCCTTCTGATAATACTGTTATGACAAAGCCCAAGCAACCACTGAATACTGCAAGACATGCTGATAGTCAGTCTAGTGGCACCAACGTTGCAGAATATTTGGATCCTGCTATTGGGCATGGTTTGGATGAAATCAACTGGAGCCAAATCAATGCAAATGTAAGTGACAGCAATATGGACATGCAATCGAGGGCTATGCCTGAACAGGTTTGTGCGGAGCATCCAAAAGAGAAAA GAAGCCCTGATGAGGAAGCTATGAGTGATTTTGCTGCTTCCACAAATGCTGGAACAAGCTCAAGTGCAGACACTCATATCAACTGCAACAACAGCTTGAAAAATTCTTCTGGCGGTAGAGGCTACCTTAAATCTCCTCGTTTATCTGAAATAATCTCCGCTAGGGACACCAATTCAAAAACAAATGAAGAAGTGAAAACATTTCTGTCACAACTATCTTCTGCACGAGGCTTTGATGGCCCTTTCAGTGAGTCGACTGCTAGTCCCAGAATCAGAACACAGATTGATGAGTAcagacaatatgatgctactgGTATGGCCCCATTTCTTGATAGGAACAACTCAAATCTGGAGCCGTTTGATGTGAATGCCACTAGTGAAGATGAAGGTGAAAGTTCTATTGAATGCTTGAAGCAGCAAGCTGAGGTTAACAGGAAAAAAATGAGTATGCTTTATAAGGAGCTCGAGGCAGAACGAAGTGCTTCAgcagttgcagcaagcgaagCAATGGCTATGATCAACAGGTTGCAAGAGGAAAAGGCTGGAATGCACATGGAAGCATTGCAGTATCTCCGGATGATGGAAGAGCAAGCTGATCATGACCAGGAAGCAATTGAGAAGTTAAACGACTTGCTTACAGAAAGGGAGAAAGAATTACTTGATCTGGAAGCTGAACTTGAGTGTTATCGGAGCAGGCTTCATGATAAGCCATTTGACGTTGGAAATTTCAATGCTATTGATGGAGCTATAGCATTTGGAGTCCTGGATGGCTCAGATTTCATGAGGCATATCAtgtttgattttgaagatgagaaGGCAAAGATTTTGGATTCCTTACACAGTTTGGAGGAAACACTCGGCATGTCTTCCATAAATAGATTTGATTTGCATGGCACAAATGATACTCTACAGAATGGGCCATTGGGAGATCACCTAGTGAGCAGCCAATATCTACAGAACTCAGAGCTGGGGACTTCTCAAGTGCCTCGAGAACACTTGATTAGTGTATCAGCTTCTTCTCAACAAAACGATGAAAATCAATCTGTTGAGAACCAAAAAAGTTCTCCTTCATGTTCCCAATTAGATGATGCAAACAATTGTTCTATGACAAGCGTTAAACATGACATTTCTCTCCTGAATACTAGATTCAAGGCACTTGAAGCAGATCAGAATTTTCTCAAGCAAATACTAAGTTCTCTTAATTGTAGCAGTGATGGCGTGCAATATATCCAGGAGATTACTAGCCATTTGAGAGAGCTGCGAAGAATTATGGCCGAACAAAGAGATATGACATTGCTATGA
- the LOC117837600 gene encoding DNA topoisomerase 3-alpha: MQPGGGGGAIRVLNVAEKPSVAKAVAEILSRGSMQSRAGRSPYNRVFEFNYAINGRACRMLVTSVTGHLMELEFDDRFRRWHSCDPADLFHAPVRKSVPQDKQAIKQTLEEEARRCQWLVLWLDCDREGENIAYEVIEVCTGANSHLNIWRARFSALIDREIHESVQHLGRPNKLFADAVDARQEIDLRIGASFTRFQTMLLKDAFVIDVTGDDRNLVLSYGPCQFPTLGFIVERFWEIQAHEPEEFWTINCTHTSDEGTASFGWIRGHLFDYPSAVILYEMCVEEPMATVQNVRNQEKLKYPPYPLSTLELQKRASRYFRMSSEHTMKVAEELYQAGFISYPRTETDNFSPNTDLHAIVREQVEHPVWGAYAHRLLTPEERLWRNPSNGGHDDKAHPPIHPTKFSRGENNWSPDHNRLYELVVRHFLACCSQPAVGAETTVEIDIAGEQFNASGRVVLAKNYLDVYRFDSWGGTLLPTYNIGQQFVPTTLTLDSGVTRPPPLLAEADLLSCMDKAGIGTDATMHDHIKKLLDRCYATKDENTRFSPTNLGEALVMGYDEMGYELWKPYLRSMMEADMKSVSIGTKSKSQVLESCLQQMKACFLDARVNKAKLLDAMGTFFARSNRPVNETQNPIEVVRLCAACRESEMVLKQKQNGEFMVGCRSYPQCRNVVWLPGSLSEASVTNQVCPICTPGPVYKIQFKFRRRDIPPNFDVDHLGCIGGCDDILKELTEISRFGSRSQAATPARGQTPNGVRQGPPRQDLHTNFRPAGQLNNENPSVMHSQGFRSTHTQNQSNTSDAGQVLCTSCGELCISRIANTEANRGRKFYKCEDPGCGFFKWEDELDNATPRGRRGRGSSRQAPASAGRRGGAQARGRRGRGRNTDGGMFVSATGDPSRCCFTCGDPSHFANACPNRR, translated from the exons ATgcagcccggcggcggcggcggcgcgatccGCGTGCTGAACGTGGCGGAGAAGCCGTCGGTGGCGAAGGCCGTGGCGGAGATCCTGTCGCGCGGCTCGATGCAGTCGCGGGCGGGGCGGTCCCCGTACAACCGCGTCTTCGAGTTCAACTACGCCATCAACGGCCGCGCCTGCCGCATGCTCGTCACCTCCGTCACGGGCCACCTCATGGAGCTCGAATTCGACGACCGGTTCCGCCGCTGGCACTCCTGCGACCCCGCCGATCTCTTCCACGCCCCAGTCCGCAAGTCCGTGCCCCAG GACAAGCAGGCCATAAAACAAACTTTGGAAGAAGAAGCTAGGAGGTGCCAGTGGCTGGTGCTATGGCTTGATTGTGACAGAGAGGGTGAGAACATAGCATATGAAGTGATCGAGGTTTGTACAGGTGCCAACAGTCATCTTAACATTTGGAGGGCTCGTTTCTCAGCTTTGATTGACAG GGAAATACATGAATCTGTGCAACATCTCGGCAGACCCAACAAACTATTTGCGGATGCTGTGGATGCAAGACAG GAAATTGACCTTCGCATTGGTGCCTCCTTCACAAGGTTTCAAACAATGCTGTTAAAAGATGCATTTGTAATTGATGTCACTGGGGATGACAGGAATTTAGTTCTGAGCTATGGTCCTTGTCAG TTTCCGACGCTCGGATTCATTGTTGAGCGTTTCTGGGAGATTCAAGCTCATGAACCTGAAGAGTTCTGGACGATAAATTGTACTCATACTTCTGATGAAGGCACTGCATCTTTTGGTTGGAT ACGTGGTCATTTGTTTGATTACCCATCTGCTGTTATACTCTATGAAATGTGTGTGGAAGAACCAATGGCAACA GTTCAAAATGTTAGAAatcaagaaaaattaaaataccCCCCATATCCACTAAGTACATTGGAGCTTCAAAAACGTGCTTCTAGGTACTTCAGAATGAGTTCAGAACACACAATGAAG GTGGCTGAAGAACTTTATCAAGCTGGATTCATTAGTTATCCAAGGACAGAAACTGATAACTTCTCTCCAAACACTGACCTGCAT GCAATTGTACGTGAACAAGTGGAGCATCCAGTATGGGGAGCATATGCTCATCGACTTCTAACTCCTGAAGAAAGACTTTGGAGAAATCCCAGTAATGGTGGTCATGATGACAAGGCACATCCTCCTATTCATCCAACCAAATTTTCAAGAGGCGAAAATAACTGGAGCCCTGACCACAAT AGATTATATGAGCTTGTTGTTCGCCATTTCCTTGCATGTTGCTCTCAACCAGCTGTTGGAGCTGAAACAACTGTGGAAATTGACATAGCTGGTGAACAGTTTAATGCATCAGGGCGTGTTGTACTTGCT AAAAATTATTTGGATGTTTATCGCTTTGACTCATGGGGTGGCACATTACTTCCAACGTACAACATTGGACAGCAG TTTGTTCCGACAACTTTAACACTTGATTCTGGAGTGACTCGGCCACCCCCTCTTCTTGCTGAAGCTGACCTTCTTAGCTGTATGGATAAA GCAGGAATTGGCACTGATGCAACCATGCATGATCACATAAAGAAGTTGCTTGACCGTTGTTATGCAACCAAAGATGAAAACACACGTTTCTCCCCGACAAATCTT GGTGAGGCATTGGTAATGGGTTATGATGAAATGGG GTATGAGCTTTGGAAGCCTTATTTAAGATCAATGATGGAAGCTGATATGAAATCAGTAAGCATAGGTACAAAGAGCAAATCACAAGTACTTGAGAGTTGTTTGCAACAGATGAAGGCTTGCTTTCTTGAT GCAAGGGTGAACAAAGCGAAGCTCCTTGATGCAATGGGGACATTCTTTGCAAG ATCTAATAGGCCTGTAAATGAGACACAAAACCCGATAGAGGTTGTGAGGCTGTGTGCTGCATGCCGCGAATCTGAAATGGTGCTGAAGCAAAAGCAG aaTGGTGAATTTATGGTTGGTTGCCGAAGTTATCCACAA TGTAGAAATGTGGTATGGCTCCCAGGATCTCTTTCAGAAGCGTCTGTAACTAATCAAGTTTGTCCTATCTGCACACCAG GCCCTGTTTATAAGATTCAATTTAAATTCCGTCGGAGGGATATTCCACCAAATTTCGATGTTGATCACCTAG GTTGTATTGGTGGATGCGATGATATACTCAAAGAGCTTACGGAAATAAGTAGGTTCGGAAGTCGTAGCCAGGCTGCAACACCAG CAAGAGGACAGACTCCGAATGGTGTGAGGCAGGGGCCTCCAAGGCAGGATTTACATACTAATTTTCGTCCAGCAGGCCAGCTTAATAATGAGAACCCATCGGTTATGCATTCTCAAGGTTTCCGTTCAACCCATACCCAAAACCAAAGTAACACATCAG ATGCAGGCCAAGTGCTGTGCACTTCATGTGGAGAACTCTGCATATCACGAATTGCTAATACAGAGGCTAACAGGGGAAGGAAGTTCTATAAATGTGAAGACCCTGGCTGTGGCTTCTTTAA ATGGGAAGACGAACTGGATAACGCTACGCCGagaggccggcgcgggcgcggtaGCAGCAGGCAGGCGCCAGCATCTGCAGGACGGAGAGGCGGCGCCCAAGCGCGCGGCCGGAGGGGCAGAGGCCGTAACACTGATGGCGGGATGTTCGTTTCAGCGACGGGCGACCCTTCCCgctgctgcttcacctgcggcgaTCCTTCCCACTTCGCCAACGCCTGCCCGAACCGGAGATAG